From Halorubrum salinarum, the proteins below share one genomic window:
- a CDS encoding SPFH domain-containing protein, with the protein MDPITLQSGLGLGLVGVGLLALLLVVVTLWQSFEIVDAYEKKTLTVFGEYRKLLEPGINLIPPFVSRTYPFDMRTQTLDVPRQEAITRDNSPVTADAVVYIKVMDAKKAFLEVDDYKKAVSNLAQTTLRAVLGDMELDDTLNKRQEINAKIRKELDEPTDEWGIRVESVEVREVNPSKDVQQAMEQQTSAERRRRAMILEAQGERRSAVEQAEGDKQSNIIRAQGEKQSQILEAQGDAISTVLRARSAESMGERAIIERGMETLEEIGKGESTTFVLPQELTSLVGRYGKALSGSDVQEMEGLDGKEFDADTRKMLGLDDIDEILGQIEESAEMNVEELEKEAEAVKAGDAGASIRSADEVIQEMDDEEAPAEVEKEE; encoded by the coding sequence ATGGATCCGATCACCCTCCAATCCGGACTCGGCCTCGGGCTCGTCGGCGTCGGGCTGCTGGCGCTGCTGCTCGTGGTCGTCACGCTCTGGCAGTCGTTCGAGATCGTCGACGCGTACGAGAAGAAGACGCTCACCGTCTTCGGCGAGTACCGCAAGCTGCTCGAACCCGGTATCAACCTCATCCCGCCGTTCGTCTCCCGGACGTACCCGTTCGACATGCGGACGCAGACGCTGGACGTGCCGCGGCAGGAGGCGATCACGCGGGACAACTCCCCCGTGACCGCCGACGCGGTCGTCTACATCAAGGTGATGGACGCCAAGAAGGCGTTCCTCGAGGTCGACGACTACAAGAAGGCCGTCTCGAACCTCGCGCAGACCACCCTGCGGGCCGTCCTCGGCGACATGGAACTCGACGACACGCTGAACAAGCGCCAGGAGATCAACGCGAAGATCCGCAAGGAGCTCGACGAGCCCACCGACGAGTGGGGGATCCGCGTCGAGAGCGTCGAGGTCCGCGAGGTCAACCCCTCGAAGGACGTCCAGCAGGCGATGGAGCAGCAGACCTCCGCCGAGCGCCGTCGCCGCGCGATGATCCTCGAAGCGCAGGGGGAACGCCGCTCCGCCGTCGAGCAGGCGGAAGGTGACAAGCAGTCCAACATCATCCGCGCGCAAGGTGAAAAGCAGTCCCAGATCCTCGAAGCGCAGGGGGACGCCATCTCGACCGTCCTTCGCGCCCGCTCCGCGGAATCGATGGGCGAGCGCGCCATCATCGAGCGCGGCATGGAGACGCTCGAAGAGATCGGGAAGGGCGAGTCCACCACCTTCGTCCTCCCGCAGGAGCTCACCAGCCTCGTCGGCCGCTACGGCAAGGCCCTCTCCGGCTCCGACGTCCAGGAGATGGAGGGGCTCGACGGCAAGGAGTTCGACGCCGACACGCGGAAGATGCTCGGGCTCGACGACATCGACGAGATCCTCGGCCAGATCGAGGAGTCCGCGGAGATGAACGTCGAGGAGTTAGAGAAGGAGGCGGAGGCCGTGAAGGCGGGCGACGCCGGCGCGAGCATCAGGTCGGCCGACGAGGTCATTCAAGAGATGGACGACGAGGAGGCGCCCGCCGAGGTCGAGAAAGAGGAGTAA
- a CDS encoding winged helix-turn-helix transcriptional regulator — translation MTEGFDGQKRETLRRFAAVGAAAPFVGTASADDGGDENETREAIRGYVPTTPGAHFSKLRDDLRLGTGEAQYHLRKLEEAGAIESEKDDDYRRFFPAGRFDETDKRALGYLRRETPRGMILALLRDPDATGADLASALGVSRPAISAAAADLERAGLLDRTDGYALTEPERLLTLVVRYADSFDAAAVAVADDAASLVSYDP, via the coding sequence GTGACAGAGGGGTTCGACGGGCAGAAGCGCGAGACGCTCCGGCGGTTCGCCGCGGTCGGAGCGGCCGCGCCGTTCGTCGGGACCGCGAGCGCCGACGACGGCGGCGACGAGAACGAGACGCGGGAGGCGATCCGCGGCTACGTGCCGACGACCCCCGGCGCGCACTTCTCGAAGCTCCGCGACGACCTCAGACTCGGCACCGGCGAGGCGCAGTACCACCTCCGGAAGCTGGAGGAGGCGGGCGCGATAGAGTCGGAGAAGGACGACGACTACCGGCGCTTCTTCCCCGCCGGCCGGTTCGACGAGACGGACAAGCGGGCGCTCGGCTACCTCCGCCGAGAGACGCCGCGGGGGATGATCCTCGCGCTGTTGCGCGACCCCGACGCGACGGGCGCCGACCTCGCGAGCGCCCTCGGCGTCTCGCGGCCGGCGATAAGCGCGGCGGCGGCGGACTTGGAGCGCGCCGGCCTCCTCGACCGGACCGACGGCTACGCGCTGACCGAGCCGGAGCGGCTGCTCACGCTCGTCGTCCGGTACGCCGACTCCTTCGACGCCGCCGCGGTCGCCGTCGCCGACGACGCGGCGTCGCTGGTCTCGTACGACCCCTGA
- a CDS encoding DUF7123 family protein, protein MSTAQLDAVAAESSGLSAKQSQILRYLRENAADRTYFKSRLIADDLGLSAKEVGANMSAVADAATDIDVEKWGYSSGTTWMVTA, encoded by the coding sequence ATGAGCACTGCCCAGTTGGACGCGGTCGCAGCCGAATCGAGCGGCCTCTCCGCGAAACAGTCGCAGATCCTGCGATACCTCCGCGAGAACGCGGCCGACCGGACGTACTTCAAGTCGCGGCTGATCGCCGACGACCTCGGCCTCTCCGCGAAGGAGGTCGGCGCGAACATGAGCGCCGTCGCCGACGCGGCCACCGACATCGACGTCGAAAAGTGGGGCTACTCGTCGGGGACGACGTGGATGGTGACGGCCTGA
- a CDS encoding DUF84 family protein gives MTTLRVGVGSGNPVKRRAVELALGSAADADLPGAPTGVAIESVPVDSGVSEQPRGHAETIAGAENRAAAVLDASPSGGDAATFDLGVGVEGGVAGFDGTDDRYLIMWAAVTDGDRVGRGAGPSLALPASVAARLADGAELGPVMDDLLDTEGVAERGGAAGALTAGRVDRAEALAAGVSGALGPFVSDLY, from the coding sequence ATGACGACCCTGCGAGTCGGCGTCGGCAGCGGCAACCCGGTGAAGCGGCGCGCGGTCGAACTGGCCCTCGGATCGGCGGCGGACGCCGACCTCCCCGGCGCCCCGACGGGCGTCGCCATCGAGTCGGTCCCCGTCGACTCCGGCGTGAGCGAACAGCCCCGGGGCCACGCGGAGACGATCGCCGGCGCCGAGAACCGGGCCGCGGCCGTCCTCGACGCGTCGCCGAGCGGCGGCGACGCAGCGACGTTCGACCTCGGCGTCGGCGTCGAGGGCGGCGTCGCCGGGTTCGACGGGACCGACGACCGCTACCTGATCATGTGGGCGGCGGTGACCGACGGCGACCGCGTCGGCCGCGGGGCCGGCCCGAGCCTCGCGCTCCCGGCAAGCGTCGCCGCCCGCCTCGCCGACGGGGCGGAGCTCGGCCCCGTGATGGACGACCTCCTCGACACCGAGGGCGTCGCGGAGCGCGGCGGCGCCGCGGGTGCGCTCACCGCCGGCCGCGTCGACCGAGCCGAGGCGCTCGCGGCCGGCGTGAGCGGCGCGCTCGGCCCCTTCGTCTCGGACCTGTACTGA
- a CDS encoding cobalamin-binding protein, which yields MSAPRVVSLAPSATATVAALDAADRLVGVTAHCDLPADAGAGSAHGADAPTVVGGWLNPDLDRVADLDPDVVLTSDGLQADLADDCRERGLDVAHREPATLDDALDGFAARGRDVGRPEAGERLAADARERLDRIAEAVADRPRPTAYCEEWSDPPMAAGNWVPDAVRAAGGRYPFVDPGERSREVDPAAVSRADPDHVVVHVCGRGDRVDPAAVAERDWIDAPVHVVDDSLLNQPSPALVDGVEHLARLLHPDAFSTPGDEDRP from the coding sequence ATGTCCGCGCCCCGCGTCGTCTCGCTCGCGCCGAGCGCGACCGCGACGGTCGCCGCGCTCGATGCGGCCGACCGCCTCGTCGGCGTCACCGCCCACTGCGACCTCCCGGCCGACGCGGGCGCCGGGTCCGCGCACGGCGCCGACGCCCCGACGGTCGTCGGCGGCTGGCTGAACCCCGACCTCGACCGCGTCGCCGACCTCGACCCCGACGTCGTCCTCACGAGCGACGGGCTCCAGGCCGACCTCGCCGACGACTGCCGCGAGCGCGGCCTCGACGTCGCGCACCGCGAGCCGGCGACCCTCGACGACGCCCTCGACGGGTTCGCCGCCCGGGGGCGAGACGTCGGCCGCCCCGAGGCCGGCGAGCGACTCGCCGCCGACGCGCGCGAGCGCCTCGACCGGATCGCCGAGGCCGTCGCCGACCGCCCCCGCCCGACCGCGTACTGCGAGGAGTGGTCCGACCCGCCGATGGCGGCCGGCAACTGGGTCCCCGACGCCGTCCGCGCCGCGGGCGGCCGCTACCCGTTCGTCGACCCCGGGGAGCGCTCCCGCGAGGTCGACCCCGCCGCCGTCTCGCGCGCCGACCCGGACCACGTCGTCGTCCACGTCTGCGGGCGCGGCGACCGCGTCGACCCCGCGGCCGTCGCGGAGCGCGACTGGATCGACGCCCCCGTCCACGTCGTCGACGACTCCCTGCTCAACCAGCCGAGCCCCGCCCTCGTCGACGGCGTCGAGCACCTGGCGCGGCTGCTCCATCCCGACGCGTTTTCGACCCCGGGCGACGAGGACCGACCATGA
- a CDS encoding transcription initiation factor IIB has protein sequence MSERLHTRGSRSRTETNEEESESTDETLSCPECGGHVINDEEHGETVCSDCGLVVEADSVDRGPEWRAFDSREKDEKSRVGAPTTNTMHDKGLSTNIDWRDKDAYGRSLGARQRQKMQRLRKWNERFRTRDSKERNLKQALGEIDRMASAQGLPDNVRETASVIYRRALDEDLLPGRSIEGVSTSCVYAAARMAGVPRSLDEIADVSRVEKAEIARTYRYVVRELKLEVKPADPEQYVPRFASDLELSEESEMRAKSLLRNAKEKGVHSGKSPVGLAAAAVYAAALLTNEKTTQAAVSEVADISEVTIRNRYHELLEAEDGLVA, from the coding sequence ATGAGTGAACGACTACACACACGGGGGAGTCGCTCCCGAACGGAGACGAACGAGGAGGAATCGGAGAGCACCGACGAGACGCTGAGCTGCCCGGAGTGCGGCGGCCACGTCATCAACGACGAGGAGCACGGCGAGACGGTCTGTAGCGACTGCGGCCTCGTCGTCGAGGCGGACTCGGTCGACCGCGGCCCGGAGTGGCGCGCGTTCGACTCCCGCGAGAAGGACGAGAAGAGCCGCGTCGGCGCCCCGACCACGAACACGATGCACGACAAGGGGCTCTCGACGAACATCGACTGGCGCGACAAGGACGCGTACGGCCGCTCGCTCGGCGCGCGCCAGCGGCAGAAGATGCAGCGGCTCCGCAAGTGGAACGAGCGGTTCCGTACCCGCGACTCGAAAGAGCGCAACCTGAAGCAGGCGCTCGGCGAGATCGACCGCATGGCCTCGGCGCAGGGCCTCCCGGACAACGTCCGCGAGACGGCCTCCGTCATCTACCGCCGCGCGCTCGACGAGGACCTCCTCCCCGGCCGCTCCATCGAGGGCGTCTCCACCTCCTGCGTGTACGCCGCCGCCCGGATGGCGGGCGTCCCGCGCTCGCTCGACGAGATCGCCGACGTGTCGCGCGTCGAGAAGGCCGAGATCGCCCGGACGTACCGGTACGTCGTCCGCGAGCTCAAGCTCGAAGTGAAGCCGGCCGACCCCGAGCAGTACGTGCCCCGGTTCGCCTCCGACCTGGAGCTCTCCGAGGAGTCCGAGATGCGCGCGAAGAGCCTCCTGCGCAACGCCAAGGAGAAGGGCGTCCACTCGGGCAAGTCGCCGGTCGGCCTCGCCGCGGCCGCCGTCTACGCCGCCGCGCTGCTCACGAACGAGAAGACGACGCAGGCCGCGGTCTCGGAGGTCGCCGACATCTCCGAGGTCACCATCCGGAACCGCTACCACGAGCTGCTGGAGGCCGAGGACGGCCTCGTCGCGTAA
- a CDS encoding type I 3-dehydroquinate dehydratase — protein MFEEYVLAASTADLSAEPAAREHADAVEFRMDLASDPLDQLADYDGELPLLVTNRASWEGGEADGLGRYDALSDAISRDAVAAVDVELAALRGTHPDPAEASHATALRDAAREAGVAVVASVHDFESTPEPAALVDLLADAASEGDVGKLATTATAPGDALAMIEATHEATAAGHRVATMCMGEPGRHTRAVTPLYGSKIGYAPVDAADATAPGQYPLATLRDLVNGLRAVDPEA, from the coding sequence ATGTTCGAGGAGTACGTCCTCGCCGCGAGCACGGCGGACCTCTCGGCGGAGCCGGCCGCCCGCGAGCACGCCGACGCCGTCGAGTTCCGGATGGACCTCGCGAGCGACCCGCTCGACCAGCTTGCGGACTACGACGGCGAGCTCCCGCTGCTCGTCACGAACCGGGCGTCGTGGGAGGGCGGCGAGGCGGACGGGCTCGGCCGCTACGACGCGCTCTCGGACGCGATCAGTCGCGACGCGGTCGCCGCGGTCGACGTCGAGCTCGCCGCGCTGCGCGGGACGCACCCCGACCCGGCCGAGGCGTCGCACGCGACCGCGCTGCGCGATGCGGCCCGCGAGGCCGGCGTCGCGGTCGTCGCATCCGTCCACGACTTCGAGTCGACGCCCGAGCCCGCCGCGCTGGTGGACCTCCTCGCCGACGCCGCGAGCGAGGGCGACGTGGGGAAGCTGGCGACGACGGCGACGGCGCCGGGCGACGCGCTCGCGATGATCGAGGCGACCCACGAGGCGACCGCGGCGGGCCACCGCGTCGCGACGATGTGCATGGGCGAGCCGGGCCGGCACACCCGCGCGGTCACCCCGCTGTACGGGTCGAAGATCGGCTACGCGCCCGTCGACGCCGCGGACGCGACCGCGCCCGGACAGTACCCGCTCGCGACGCTCAGGGACCTCGTCAACGGGCTGCGAGCGGTCGACCCGGAGGCGTAG
- a CDS encoding multidrug transporter: MALLRSNQSSLVSAFGLLIALVAVVGTRFLGWEWGSGRLVPTLIGGAVAGVAVAVVAARLLD, from the coding sequence ATGGCCCTCCTCCGATCGAACCAGTCGTCGCTGGTCTCCGCGTTCGGCCTCCTGATCGCCCTCGTCGCGGTCGTCGGCACCCGCTTCCTCGGCTGGGAGTGGGGGTCCGGCCGGCTCGTTCCGACCCTCATCGGGGGCGCGGTCGCCGGGGTCGCCGTCGCGGTCGTCGCCGCGCGGCTGCTGGACTGA
- a CDS encoding rhomboid family intramembrane serine protease, with protein sequence MATCDECGEYENLPYQCKRCGQTFCAEHRLPENHDCPGLAEWDDPGGVFDSGFDESVEGGSGGGSRSGGASAGVVDQVKRRIDHETSTGGLISYFRNNATYALLLAMWVTFLLQWAVTLTLGEAAHSQIFVLRSEAVGNVWTWVTSVLSHSRVGLFHIIGNSVVILFFGPLVERAVGSKKFVAFFFLSGMLAGLGHVLFAIATNAPPTGVLGASGAGFAILGVLTVWRPNMQVLLFFVVPMKIKYLTWGIAIVSAALVVQTGTGGVGGIAHLAHLIGFAIGLAFGKRNEGLARSAGGMGGVSMGGARGPRGPGGPGGPGGRF encoded by the coding sequence ATGGCGACGTGCGACGAGTGCGGGGAGTACGAGAACCTCCCGTACCAGTGTAAGCGGTGCGGGCAGACGTTCTGCGCCGAGCACCGGCTCCCGGAGAACCACGACTGCCCGGGCCTCGCCGAGTGGGACGACCCCGGCGGCGTCTTCGACAGCGGGTTCGACGAGAGCGTCGAGGGCGGGTCGGGGGGCGGCTCCCGCTCGGGCGGCGCGTCCGCGGGGGTCGTCGATCAGGTCAAACGGCGGATCGACCACGAGACCAGCACCGGCGGGCTGATCAGCTACTTCCGCAACAACGCGACGTACGCCCTCCTGCTGGCGATGTGGGTGACGTTCCTCCTCCAGTGGGCGGTGACGCTGACGCTGGGGGAGGCGGCGCACAGTCAGATATTCGTGCTGCGCTCGGAGGCGGTGGGCAACGTCTGGACGTGGGTCACCTCCGTGCTGTCGCACTCGCGGGTCGGCCTGTTCCACATCATTGGCAACAGCGTCGTGATCCTGTTCTTCGGCCCGCTGGTCGAGCGCGCGGTGGGCTCGAAGAAGTTCGTCGCGTTCTTCTTCCTGTCGGGGATGCTCGCGGGCCTCGGCCACGTCCTCTTCGCGATCGCGACGAATGCCCCGCCGACGGGCGTGCTCGGCGCCAGCGGCGCCGGCTTCGCGATCCTCGGCGTTCTCACGGTCTGGCGGCCGAACATGCAGGTGCTGCTGTTCTTCGTGGTCCCGATGAAGATCAAGTACCTGACGTGGGGGATCGCGATCGTCTCCGCGGCGCTCGTGGTCCAGACCGGGACCGGCGGCGTCGGCGGGATCGCCCACCTCGCGCACCTGATCGGCTTCGCCATCGGCCTCGCGTTCGGCAAGCGCAACGAGGGGCTCGCGCGCTCCGCGGGCGGCATGGGCGGCGTCTCGATGGGCGGCGCCCGCGGCCCGCGCGGCCCCGGCGGTCCGGGCGGCCCCGGCGGGCGGTTCTGA